CAACGGATCCCGCCGCAGCGCGATGTCGGCCCCTTCGGCGAGCACGGCCAGTGTCATGTCGGGCGTCTCCCATTGGCTGAAAAACGGTACGGCTTCAGGCAATGGTTTCATGCGGCTCCTCGGGTGCGGCCCAATCCAATCTCGTATACGAGATACGAAGAAAAAAGGCGGCAGCATCAAGGGCACGCACAACGGCCCTGGACCTCTGGCGCGGCGGGATTACCCCTTCAGCAGGGCCGCCAACCTTGGGATGCCCTCGGTCACCGCGCGGCGGTCGGCCAGCGTGAAGGACAGCCGCAGCGTGTTGCGTCCGCTGCCGTCGGCATAAAAGGCATTGCCGGGCACGAAGGCGACGCGCGCCTCCTTCACCGACCGTGCCAGCAGCTCGGTGGCGTCGGTCCCTTCCGGCAACGTCACCCAGACGAACATGCCGCCTTCCGGGCGGCTCCAGGTCACGCCGTCGGGCATGTTGGCCTCGAGCGCGGCAAGCAGGCCGTCGCGGCGCTCGCGATAGGCGCCGATCAGCTTTTCCACCTGGTCGTCGAACACCGATTCGGCAACGCGGTGCATGACCAGCTGATTGATCGACGGGCTGTGCAGGTCGGAAGCCTGCTTCATTAGCACCAGCTTCTCCACCACATGGCGCGGCGCGCACACCCAGCCGACGCGCATGCCCGGCGACAGGATCTTCGAGAACGAGCCGCAATAGAGCGTGCGCGCCTTGTCGATGCCGCCGGACCTGATGCAGTCGAGCGCCAGGATCGGCGGCACGCCCTCCCCGTCATAGCGCAACGCGCGGTAGGCGGCATCCTCGATGACGGCGATGTCGAGTTCGCCTGCGAGGTCGAGCACGGCCTCGCGCTGCTTCCGGTCCAGCGTGTTGCCGGTCGGGTTGGCGAAGTCGGGCACCAGATAGGCGAACTTGACCTTGCCGCCATTCGCAGCCGCCGCCGCGCGGTAGGCATCAGGCGTCATGTTGCCGCCTTCCGGCCGCAGCCGGTCATAGCGCGGCTCGTAGGCGTTGAAGGCCTGCAGCGCGCCGAGATAGGTCGGCCATGTCACCAGCGCGGTGTCGCCGGGCGACAGGAACAGCTTGCCGAGATAATCCAGCGCCTGCTGCGAGCCGGAGGTGATGAAGATGTTGGCTTCGTCGCAGGCGACGCCAAGCTTGCCCATCTGCCCGGCGAGCCAGCGCCGCAGCGGCAGATAGCCTTCCGAGACCTGGTACTGCAGCGCCGCCCCCGCCTCCGCGCCGCCGAGCACTTCGGCATAGGCATCGCGGATGGCATCGGCCGGAAACAGTGACGGATCGGGGATGCCGCCGGCGAAGGAGATGATATCAGGCTGGTCGAGCAGCTTCAGCAGTTCGCGGATTTCGGAAGCCTTCATGCGCGAGGAGCGCGAAGCCAACAGGTTCAAAAGGGTCAAGACACGCCTCCCCGGATGTTTCGAATATAGGTCAACTTAGCTGACCTATATCCCTCTTGCCGGCAAATTGAATAGAGCCTGAAAGAATTCCCGCATACGCCAGCCGCTGACGACCCGGGACGGACGACGCGCGAGAAGCCGGGCAGCGCCCAGCGGATCGTCGGCGAGCTTGGCGACAATGGCTGGCAGGTCGGAGGCTTGCGCCTTGCGGAACTGGATGTCGGTCATGGTGGATGAGATACGGCCAGGGGGCGGCAACGGCAAGCGGAAGAGGTTGGAGATCAAGGGTAAAGGCTTGCGCTGCCCCTCATCCGCCTGCCGGCACCTTCTCCCCGTATAGTGACGGGGAGAAGGACGCTCTCGCCGCTGATTTCGCCAATTATCAACGCTGCGGAAAGGACGCCGGCGTCGCGGCCGGCGCCTTTCTCCCCGTCACTATACGGGGAGAAATGTCCGGCAGGACAATGAGGGGCGGCGCGACCTTTCAGACTCAATCCGCATCATCGGCCGGCTTGGTCTTGCCGCACTGCGCCAGCACCTTGCCGATGGCCCCGCCCGAGCCCTTCAGCGGAAAGCTGTTCGCACCATACTTGTCCGCGCTCACGCTCACCTCGCCCTTCCCGCGCAACAGGTCGAGCAGCGGATCGGTCTTGGCCAGGTCCGCCACGAAATAATTGTACATGGCTTCAAGCTGCAGTGTCTTGGTCACCGTCTTGCCGTCGGCCTTGAAATCGAAGGCGCCGCTGATGCCGGGCTCCAGTTGCTGGCCGCCGGCGCCCAGATCATAGCTCAGCACCGGATTATCGAAGCAGGTCAGCATCAGGCGCGCATCGGCTTTCGGCCCGCCGCAGACCGAGGCGGTCAGCACGCTGCCGCCCTCGTCTTCCTCCATCTTCGCGTTCCAGCCGCTGCACGATGCGGCAGCAGCCGGTTGCGCGGCCTGCAATACGGTCATGGCACAAACGAAGAAGTATCCCGCTTTCATGACTTCCCTCGCACATTGCAGCACCCGCCGGCAGCATATAGGAAAAGCAGTCCGGCGACATTGCCCTGTTCGGCAAAACATCCGGTCCCGATTTGGAGAGAGTGGTGCCGAGAAACCATGTTCATCTGCGTCTTTTGCCGGTCGCGCTGATGGCCTGGCCCCTGGCAGCCGCCGCGGCCGGCTGGAAGCCGGTCGAGACGGTGGAGACCTATGCCATATCGGGCCAGTCGGGGCTGGAGCTCTACCGGTCGATCGGCGAGAACGGGCCGAATGTTGGCATTGCCCGCGCCATCGCACACACCAATTTCAAGCTGACCTGGACCAGGGACTATCAGGCGCGTGGCGGGGCCTGCGTGCTGGTGTCGGCCAAGCCGAAGCTGATCATCACCTACACCTTGCCCAGTCCCACCGCGCCGCTGCCGTCAGCCGTCCAGAAGAACTGGGAGGTTTTCCTCGCCGGCGTCAGCGCCCATGAGAAAGTGCATGGCGCGAGCATTGTCGACATGGTGCGCAAGATCGAGGCGGCGACCGTCGGCCTCACGGTCCCGGATGATCCCCAATGCAGCAAAATCCGGACTGAAATGACCAAGCGCCTGTCCGAACTCTCGCAGGCGCAGCGGCAGTCCAGCCGCGATTTCGACCGCGTCGAACTC
The genomic region above belongs to Mesorhizobium sp. B4-1-4 and contains:
- a CDS encoding PLP-dependent aminotransferase family protein, translated to MKASEIRELLKLLDQPDIISFAGGIPDPSLFPADAIRDAYAEVLGGAEAGAALQYQVSEGYLPLRRWLAGQMGKLGVACDEANIFITSGSQQALDYLGKLFLSPGDTALVTWPTYLGALQAFNAYEPRYDRLRPEGGNMTPDAYRAAAAANGGKVKFAYLVPDFANPTGNTLDRKQREAVLDLAGELDIAVIEDAAYRALRYDGEGVPPILALDCIRSGGIDKARTLYCGSFSKILSPGMRVGWVCAPRHVVEKLVLMKQASDLHSPSINQLVMHRVAESVFDDQVEKLIGAYRERRDGLLAALEANMPDGVTWSRPEGGMFVWVTLPEGTDATELLARSVKEARVAFVPGNAFYADGSGRNTLRLSFTLADRRAVTEGIPRLAALLKG
- a CDS encoding DUF922 domain-containing Zn-dependent protease, with the translated sequence MAWPLAAAAAGWKPVETVETYAISGQSGLELYRSIGENGPNVGIARAIAHTNFKLTWTRDYQARGGACVLVSAKPKLIITYTLPSPTAPLPSAVQKNWEVFLAGVSAHEKVHGASIVDMVRKIEAATVGLTVPDDPQCSKIRTEMTKRLSELSQAQRQSSRDFDRVELGQGGNLQKLILALVTGG